From Pyrenophora tritici-repentis strain M4 chromosome 1, whole genome shotgun sequence, the proteins below share one genomic window:
- a CDS encoding OST3-OST6 domain containing protein: MRWLQFLTASLLPFTALAAKKPTGDRFNDARAKALSQGQPIKLDDVSYSKLTKAPRDYGVTVLLTALETRFGCTLCREFQPEWNLLGKSWLKGDKDGQTRTVFGTLDFVDGKATFQSLMLQTAPVILYFPPTLGPNAKPDAQPVRFDFTAGPQTAEQIHAWVARQVKTDAPIPSVSRPINWVKIITVTVSVLGGITAIAVASPYIVPILQNRNLWAAISLILVLLFTSGHMFNHIRKTPYVSGDGKGGLSYFAGGFSSQYGLESQIVAAIYGVLSFAAISLALKVPRIKDPRAQSFAVFLWSGVLFGMYSFLLSVFRIKNGGYPFWLPPF; the protein is encoded by the exons ATGCGGTGGCTACAATTCCTCACTGCCTCGCTGCTCCCCTTCACAGCTCTAGCAGCCAAGAAACCTACCGGCGACCGCTTCAATGACGCCCGCGCCAAGGCTCTCTCGCAAGGCCAGCCCATCAAGCTCGACGACGTCAGCTACTCGAAACTAACAAAAGCCCCGCGCGACTACGGCGTCACGGTTCTGTTGACGGCATTGGAAACGAGGTTCGGATGTACGCTCTGTCGCGAATTTCAGCCAGAGTGGAATCTGCTAGGCAAGAGCTGGTTGAAGGGTGATAAAGATGGTCAGACGAGGACAGTGTTTGGGACTTTGGATTTTGTGGATGGGAAAGCTACTTTCCAATCG CTGATGCTCCAAACCGCACCCGTCATCCTGTACTTCCCCCCCACCCTCGGCCCCAACGCAAAACCCGACGCCCAACCCGTCCGCTTCGACTTCACCGCCGGCCCGCAAACCGCCGAACAAATTCACGCTTGGGTCGCGCGCCAGGTCAAAACTGATGCTCCCATCCCTTCCGTGTCCCGCCCTATCAACTGGGTCAAGATCATCACCGTGACTGTCAGCGTGCTCGGCGGCATCACCGCTATCGCGGTTGCCTCGCCTTACATCGTGCCTATTCTGCAGAACCGCAACCTCTGGGCTGCCATCAGTCTCATCCTCGTCTTGCTCTTTACTAGCGGCCACATGTTCAACCACATCAGGAAGACGCCGTACGTGTCTGGAGACGGCAAGGGCGGTCTCAGCTACTTTGCTGGCGGCTTCAGCAGCCAGTATGGTCTTGAGTCGCAGATTGTGGCTGCTATTTATGGTGTCCTTTCTTTTGCGGCAATCTCTTTGGCGCTCAAGGTGCCCCGCATCAAGGACCCCCGCGCTCAGTCTTTTGCCGTCTTCTTATGGAGTGGCGTGCTGTTCGGTATGTACAGCTTCTTGCTCAGCGTCTTCCGCATCAAGAACGGTGGATATCCCTTCTGGCTACCTCCGTTCTAG